The following proteins are co-located in the Synechococcus sp. PROS-U-1 genome:
- a CDS encoding ABC transporter ATP-binding protein: MELIVNNLSKRFGEKLILDNLSFSMQSGDFMALVGSSGSGKSTILRLIAGLDQPSSGSIAVDGTPVSGPGPDRGMVFQKYSLYPWLNAAENVAFGMRLQRMKAEEIKERTAYFLEVVGLSDAATKLPRELSGGMQQRVAIARALATNPSILLLDEPFGALDLQIRESMQDFLLKLWQRTGLTVLLITHDVEEALVLAQRVHVLAPNPGRIIRSLDVDLDKTDLDQLRLSSNFLSMRRSLSATMRELEPALS; the protein is encoded by the coding sequence ATGGAACTGATCGTTAACAACCTCAGCAAGCGTTTCGGGGAAAAATTGATCCTCGATAACTTGTCGTTTTCCATGCAATCCGGAGACTTCATGGCCCTGGTGGGCAGCTCTGGGTCCGGGAAGAGCACGATTCTGCGGCTGATCGCTGGTCTGGATCAACCGAGTAGCGGCAGCATCGCTGTCGACGGCACACCAGTCTCTGGTCCTGGGCCAGACAGGGGCATGGTGTTTCAGAAATACAGCCTCTATCCCTGGCTGAACGCCGCTGAGAACGTTGCCTTCGGCATGCGACTTCAGCGGATGAAAGCAGAAGAGATCAAGGAGCGAACCGCCTATTTCCTCGAAGTGGTTGGGCTGAGTGACGCCGCCACAAAATTGCCGCGCGAACTGTCGGGCGGAATGCAGCAGCGGGTAGCTATAGCGCGGGCCCTCGCCACCAACCCCAGCATCCTGCTGCTGGATGAACCCTTCGGCGCTCTGGATTTACAGATCCGCGAATCGATGCAGGACTTTCTTCTCAAGCTCTGGCAACGAACAGGCCTGACAGTTCTGCTGATTACCCATGACGTGGAAGAAGCTTTGGTTTTGGCCCAGCGCGTTCACGTGCTTGCCCCCAATCCAGGGCGAATTATCCGCTCCCTCGATGTTGATCTCGATAAAACCGATCTTGATCAGCTGCGCTTAAGCAGCAACTTCCTCTCCATGCGTCGGTCCCTCTCCGCCACCATGCGAGAGCTGGAGCCGGCACTGTCCTGA
- a CDS encoding J domain-containing protein — translation MGFDPRHWSGAHAEQRVTSNVEALLAENDALRREVRRLSRELERLQRQQRQRFRTETTSHRSWSEPSAQAPPRISSQQVRGWGQSLAQQPGWSALRQRGLESLVDQLNRSSFPSQLTLEQRLDRLVPGLGTDLLAALGSKASKQTAAVLAAFALFGVRASEWLDEDPRRVVEQLRQRQERSSSNRQGRRTRSDQRRTDRVDFGHPRDPRIAALDVLGLDANASMAQIKQAHRKLVKQHHPDLGGSAEAFRRVNEAYQRLVN, via the coding sequence TTGGGTTTTGATCCGCGTCATTGGTCTGGCGCCCATGCTGAACAAAGGGTCACCAGCAATGTCGAGGCGTTGCTGGCCGAAAATGATGCCCTGCGTCGTGAGGTGCGGCGGCTGAGTCGCGAGTTGGAACGTTTGCAGCGGCAGCAACGCCAACGCTTTCGCACCGAAACGACCTCCCATCGCTCTTGGAGCGAGCCATCGGCCCAAGCCCCGCCGCGCATCAGCAGTCAACAGGTGCGGGGCTGGGGACAGTCCCTTGCACAGCAGCCGGGATGGAGTGCCCTGCGTCAGCGCGGGTTGGAGTCGTTGGTTGATCAGCTCAACCGCAGCAGTTTTCCTTCCCAGCTGACTCTTGAGCAGCGATTGGATCGGCTGGTTCCTGGTTTGGGGACTGATCTGCTGGCGGCTCTGGGATCCAAGGCGAGCAAACAAACAGCAGCAGTCTTGGCAGCTTTTGCCTTGTTCGGCGTTCGAGCCAGCGAATGGCTGGATGAGGATCCACGGCGGGTGGTTGAACAACTGCGTCAGCGACAGGAACGATCCAGCTCAAATCGGCAGGGACGTCGCACGCGAAGTGATCAAAGGCGAACAGATCGTGTGGACTTTGGACATCCCCGTGATCCACGGATTGCAGCTTTAGATGTCCTCGGGTTGGACGCCAACGCTTCGATGGCCCAGATCAAGCAGGCGCACCGCAAACTGGTGAAGCAGCACCATCCCGATCTTGGCGGTTCGGCTGAGGCTTTTCGCCGCGTTAATGAAGCGTATCAACGCTTGGTGAACTAA
- a CDS encoding DUF1499 domain-containing protein: MALDAQLERSFPKRPVTHIVGLLAPILMLFHIVGPMPSDLGLSNGVLRPCETSAHCARQTWESSNPSEDFHRLSSMVEGTPRTVVVNQDENYLHAEASSEIFGFVDDLELFADVDKGQIQARSESRLGDSDLGVNAARIAELRSALER; encoded by the coding sequence ATGGCTTTGGATGCTCAACTGGAGAGGTCGTTCCCGAAGAGACCAGTGACCCACATCGTCGGACTACTGGCTCCCATTCTGATGTTGTTCCATATCGTCGGGCCCATGCCCTCAGATCTGGGGCTGAGCAACGGCGTACTCCGTCCATGTGAGACGTCTGCTCACTGCGCAAGGCAAACCTGGGAGAGCTCCAACCCATCAGAGGATTTCCACAGACTGAGCTCCATGGTGGAGGGAACTCCCAGGACGGTTGTCGTTAACCAAGACGAGAACTACCTCCATGCGGAAGCCAGCAGCGAAATCTTTGGTTTCGTCGATGACCTGGAACTCTTTGCAGACGTCGACAAGGGCCAGATACAGGCACGCTCTGAGTCTCGACTGGGGGATTCGGACCTTGGCGTGAATGCAGCAAGGATTGCAGAGCTCCGATCCGCCCTGGAGCGCTGA
- a CDS encoding aromatic ring-hydroxylating dioxygenase subunit alpha → MHQWDSHTYANHYWHPVAAISHLHPGEVLEVTVLDQPLLLTWPTGEQPRAFRNRCPHRGVAFRPRAETGQPCRRLICPYHGWTYDLRGELLAAAREAEFEQNFDRREWRLQELACRIDGPLIWIALSDQALTLEEQLQLIHTEAGGAWNAASDLLRQSRSNLACNWKIAHDNTLDDYHVAIAHPTTLHREQGPVRDYRHRFSRHNNLLETPHPDGGRFLTFGLPPWSHLLVWPDGRLAFLEFIPDQPDRCTMQLRLFATSDAMDSTSADTWLMQMLTFLEEDKALVESAQHGYQDEFKPGPPHRLERRILHWQGLYRERLESAGISIVERSQEAIFVLRS, encoded by the coding sequence ATGCACCAATGGGACAGCCACACCTACGCCAATCATTACTGGCATCCAGTTGCAGCTATCAGCCACCTCCATCCAGGTGAGGTGCTGGAGGTCACCGTCTTGGATCAGCCCCTTCTGCTTACCTGGCCCACGGGAGAGCAGCCCCGTGCTTTTCGCAATCGGTGTCCCCATCGCGGTGTTGCATTCCGGCCAAGGGCCGAAACAGGGCAGCCCTGTAGGCGTCTGATCTGCCCTTATCACGGCTGGACCTACGACCTACGCGGGGAACTGCTGGCGGCGGCACGAGAAGCAGAATTTGAGCAGAACTTTGACCGGCGGGAATGGAGGTTGCAAGAGCTTGCCTGCCGCATTGATGGCCCACTGATCTGGATCGCTTTGAGCGACCAGGCCCTAACGCTCGAAGAGCAGCTGCAGCTGATTCATACCGAAGCCGGAGGCGCATGGAACGCTGCATCCGACTTGTTGCGGCAGAGCCGAAGCAACCTGGCCTGCAATTGGAAGATCGCCCACGACAACACACTTGACGACTACCACGTCGCCATTGCCCATCCGACAACGCTGCACCGCGAACAAGGGCCAGTGCGGGATTACCGCCATCGCTTCAGCCGCCACAACAACCTTCTGGAAACTCCTCACCCAGACGGTGGACGCTTCCTCACCTTCGGGCTGCCGCCATGGAGCCATCTTCTGGTCTGGCCAGACGGACGGTTGGCGTTTCTGGAATTTATTCCCGATCAACCCGATCGATGCACGATGCAATTGCGCTTGTTCGCAACCAGCGACGCCATGGATTCAACCTCAGCAGACACCTGGCTGATGCAAATGCTCACCTTTCTGGAGGAAGACAAGGCTTTGGTTGAATCAGCCCAGCACGGATACCAAGACGAGTTCAAGCCAGGACCGCCGCATCGGCTGGAACGAAGGATCTTGCACTGGCAGGGTCTCTACCGAGAACGGCTGGAATCAGCCGGAATCAGCATTGTGGAGCGCAGCCAAGAGGCCATTTTTGTATTGAGGAGCTGA
- a CDS encoding sugar phosphate isomerase/epimerase, whose translation MSSSRLLLFKTLWGWTASLDQACVSAASDRFDGLEVNLDHSCLEALNPEAIRRCVSDANQHLILEIVTGGDYTPDLNCSPAQHFDQIQRGLERAMALTPLKITLITGSDSWDEVEQHRFLDSVLDQIDACSIPVTLETHRSRSLFDPWRMPAWLARHPRLRLTADLSHWCAVSERLMTPDLPPIQAMAARVDHIHARVGHAQGPSVSHPFAPEWAESLESHRRCWQLFLDKSAMPERPITMTPEFGPDGYMPLHPFTAEPLADVQLLNTKMASWLRSTMLIPADSSRSR comes from the coding sequence TTGAGCAGCTCACGGTTGCTGCTGTTCAAAACACTGTGGGGCTGGACGGCGTCCCTGGACCAGGCTTGTGTATCGGCTGCAAGCGATCGGTTTGACGGCCTTGAAGTCAATCTCGACCACTCCTGTCTCGAAGCCCTTAATCCAGAAGCGATCCGACGTTGCGTCTCCGATGCAAACCAGCATCTGATCCTTGAAATTGTTACTGGGGGGGATTACACCCCCGATCTCAATTGCTCTCCAGCACAGCATTTTGATCAAATTCAGCGCGGCTTGGAGCGGGCTATGGCGCTGACCCCGCTCAAGATCACGCTGATCACCGGCAGCGACAGCTGGGATGAGGTCGAGCAGCATCGCTTTCTTGACAGCGTTCTGGATCAGATTGATGCCTGTTCCATTCCGGTGACGCTCGAGACGCATCGCAGTCGTTCCCTGTTCGACCCCTGGCGGATGCCGGCCTGGCTGGCCCGCCATCCACGCCTTCGGCTCACAGCGGATCTGAGTCACTGGTGTGCGGTGTCGGAACGGCTGATGACGCCCGACTTGCCCCCCATTCAGGCGATGGCCGCTCGGGTTGATCACATCCATGCCCGCGTCGGCCATGCGCAGGGGCCCTCAGTCAGCCACCCTTTCGCACCGGAATGGGCTGAGTCCCTCGAGAGCCATCGCCGCTGTTGGCAGTTGTTTCTAGATAAGAGCGCCATGCCCGAACGGCCGATCACGATGACGCCAGAGTTCGGCCCCGATGGCTACATGCCGCTTCATCCATTTACAGCTGAACCTCTTGCGGATGTTCAGCTCCTCAATACAAAAATGGCCTCTTGGCTGCGCTCCACAATGCTGATTCCGGCTGATTCCAGCCGTTCTCGGTAG
- a CDS encoding phenylpyruvate tautomerase MIF-related protein: MPLINVRTSLPALQDGPALLQELSSELASQTGKPEAYVMTLLELGVPMTFAGNHEPCAYVEVKSIGALRPSAMTAAFCELIQARTGIPANRVYISFEDVQASCWGWNGNTFG, translated from the coding sequence ATGCCTCTCATCAATGTACGCACTTCGCTGCCAGCGCTTCAGGATGGACCGGCGTTGTTGCAGGAGCTTTCTTCCGAGTTGGCCAGCCAGACAGGGAAACCTGAGGCCTATGTGATGACCCTTCTTGAACTGGGAGTGCCGATGACTTTCGCTGGAAACCATGAGCCCTGTGCTTATGTCGAGGTGAAATCGATTGGCGCACTCCGGCCATCGGCGATGACTGCCGCGTTCTGTGAACTGATCCAGGCACGCACAGGAATCCCTGCTAACCGGGTGTACATCAGCTTTGAAGATGTGCAGGCGAGCTGTTGGGGGTGGAATGGCAACACCTTTGGGTGA
- a CDS encoding ABC transporter permease, with protein sequence MTATAAAASKERSTGLLSLLTLGAMPSKAVRGGLQVASLLVPLLIWTAIASLGLVDEKFLPSPQAVFRSLASMAESGILFQDIIASTGRVFGGFLLATLLAVPIGICMGVYPAICAICEPLIAMLRYMPAAAFIPLLIIYLGIGEEPKIALIFLGTIYFNILMVMDAVKFVPKELIETTLTLGGRSRQVLVQVVARYSLPSIIDTLRINIATSWNLVVVAELVAAEVGLGKRIQLAQRFFRTDQIFAELIVLGLIGFAIDMGFRLLLRLSCKWAV encoded by the coding sequence ATGACTGCTACGGCCGCCGCTGCCAGCAAGGAGAGAAGCACTGGTCTTCTCTCCCTCCTCACCCTTGGTGCCATGCCATCCAAGGCCGTGCGTGGCGGCCTGCAGGTGGCATCACTGCTGGTGCCCCTCCTGATCTGGACCGCCATCGCCTCCCTTGGCCTGGTGGATGAAAAGTTCCTGCCCTCTCCGCAGGCCGTGTTCCGCTCCCTGGCCTCCATGGCCGAGAGCGGAATCCTTTTCCAAGACATCATCGCCAGCACTGGCCGTGTGTTCGGAGGATTTCTTTTGGCCACACTTCTGGCGGTACCGATCGGCATCTGCATGGGGGTGTACCCGGCGATCTGCGCCATCTGCGAGCCGCTGATCGCCATGCTGCGTTACATGCCTGCAGCGGCCTTCATCCCTCTGCTGATCATCTACCTGGGCATCGGTGAGGAGCCGAAAATCGCACTGATTTTTCTCGGCACCATTTACTTCAACATCCTGATGGTGATGGATGCTGTGAAGTTCGTTCCAAAGGAACTCATTGAAACCACCCTCACCTTGGGTGGTCGCAGCCGGCAGGTGCTGGTGCAAGTCGTTGCCCGCTACAGCCTGCCCAGCATCATCGACACGTTGCGGATCAACATCGCAACCTCATGGAACCTCGTTGTGGTGGCTGAACTCGTGGCCGCGGAAGTGGGCCTCGGTAAACGCATTCAGCTCGCTCAGCGCTTTTTCCGTACTGATCAGATTTTCGCCGAGTTGATCGTTCTCGGCTTAATCGGCTTCGCCATCGACATGGGATTCCGGCTGCTGTTGCGTCTCAGCTGCAAATGGGCGGTGTGA
- the speB gene encoding agmatinase: MSSPSDPSGAFQRSHPSEGMQALEKERKLPLTGWQQEVDQAKRFGLEAAESIVDRNISTFSRGELPHFAGINTFMKAPYLEDVNQVGNYDVAIVGVPHDCGTTYRPGTRFGPQGIRRISALYTPYNYEMGVDLREQITLCDVGDIFTIPANNEKSFDQISKGIAHVFSSGAFPIILGGDHSIGFPTVRGVCRHLGDKKVGIIHFDRHVDTQEIDLDERMHTCPWFHATNMANAPAENLVQLGIGGWQVPREGVKVCRERGTNVLTVTDITEMGLEAAAQYAIERATDGTDCVYISFDIDCIDAGFVPGTGWPEPGGLMPREALKLLELIVRNVPVCGLEIVEVSPPYDISDMTSLMATRVICDTMAHLVVSGQLPRKEKPEWIRDTCNMNVDQKWR; encoded by the coding sequence ATGTCATCCCCATCGGACCCCTCGGGGGCCTTCCAGCGCTCGCATCCCAGCGAAGGCATGCAGGCACTCGAAAAAGAACGCAAGCTTCCACTCACCGGCTGGCAGCAAGAAGTTGATCAAGCCAAACGCTTCGGGCTTGAAGCCGCCGAAAGCATTGTTGACCGCAACATCTCCACCTTCTCCAGAGGCGAGCTGCCGCATTTCGCCGGCATCAACACCTTCATGAAGGCGCCCTACCTGGAAGACGTGAACCAAGTGGGCAACTACGACGTCGCCATCGTTGGCGTTCCCCACGACTGCGGCACCACCTACCGGCCCGGAACGCGCTTCGGCCCTCAAGGCATTCGACGAATTTCAGCGCTCTACACCCCTTACAACTACGAAATGGGGGTGGACCTACGCGAACAGATCACCCTCTGCGATGTGGGTGACATCTTCACGATCCCTGCCAACAACGAGAAGAGCTTCGATCAGATCTCCAAAGGCATCGCCCACGTGTTCTCCAGCGGCGCCTTCCCGATCATCCTCGGTGGCGACCACTCGATCGGTTTCCCCACGGTGCGTGGGGTCTGCCGCCATCTCGGCGACAAAAAAGTGGGAATCATCCATTTCGATCGCCACGTCGACACCCAGGAGATCGACCTGGACGAGCGGATGCACACCTGCCCGTGGTTCCATGCCACAAACATGGCCAATGCTCCGGCAGAAAATCTCGTGCAGCTGGGCATTGGTGGCTGGCAAGTGCCTCGGGAAGGAGTCAAAGTCTGCAGGGAGCGGGGCACCAATGTGCTCACGGTGACCGACATCACCGAAATGGGGTTGGAAGCCGCAGCTCAGTACGCCATTGAGCGAGCCACTGATGGCACGGACTGCGTCTACATCTCCTTCGACATTGACTGCATCGATGCCGGCTTCGTGCCGGGAACTGGCTGGCCCGAACCGGGTGGACTGATGCCCAGGGAAGCCCTCAAACTGCTCGAGCTGATCGTGCGAAACGTTCCCGTCTGCGGTCTGGAAATCGTTGAGGTGTCGCCGCCTTACGACATCAGTGACATGACGTCCCTGATGGCAACCCGTGTGATTTGCGACACCATGGCCCACCTTGTGGTGAGCGGTCAGTTGCCCCGCAAAGAGAAGCCGGAGTGGATCAGAGATACCTGCAACATGAACGTTGATCAGAAGTGGAGATAG
- a CDS encoding hydrogenase maturation nickel metallochaperone HypA, with protein MHEVDMTKCLLISLNEWRDRRKDTSAMVETVHLDVGRFTCVEPDQLVTTYNAAVQGTWLDGSQLTITEIPFVGRCLICNGTYDPLPENAYRSPCCDHPLEEIVSGRELRIRSIDYRSEAAAALESAPIQRQR; from the coding sequence ATGCATGAAGTCGACATGACCAAGTGCCTGCTGATCTCCCTGAATGAATGGCGCGACCGTCGCAAGGACACCTCCGCGATGGTCGAAACCGTTCACCTCGATGTGGGGCGATTCACCTGCGTTGAACCCGATCAGCTGGTGACCACCTACAACGCTGCAGTACAGGGCACCTGGCTGGATGGATCCCAGCTCACGATCACGGAAATCCCCTTTGTTGGCCGCTGCTTGATCTGCAACGGCACCTACGACCCCTTACCGGAAAACGCCTACCGCTCTCCCTGCTGCGATCACCCACTTGAGGAAATCGTCAGCGGTAGGGAATTGCGCATCCGCAGCATCGATTACCGCAGCGAAGCCGCCGCTGCCCTTGAGTCCGCCCCAATCCAGCGTCAGCGCTGA
- a CDS encoding SDR family oxidoreductase, which translates to MATFLVTGANRGIGLEYCRQLKARGDDVVAVCRQRSDELVSLGARVESGLELSDSQSIDDLVNRLAGLSLDGVILNAGILQSMGFSDLDPNGIRRQFEVNALAPLLLARALVNQMPHGAKLVLMTSRMGSIDDNTSGGSYGYRMSKVALNMAGKSLAIDLEPQGIAVAILHPGLVRTRMIQFNPSGIDPELAVEGLLARIDALTMDNSGSFWHANGEPLPW; encoded by the coding sequence ATGGCGACGTTCCTGGTCACTGGCGCCAACCGTGGGATCGGCTTGGAATATTGCCGTCAGCTCAAGGCCCGGGGTGATGACGTGGTGGCGGTTTGCCGTCAAAGAAGTGATGAACTTGTCTCCCTGGGGGCAAGGGTTGAATCAGGTCTCGAGCTGAGTGACAGTCAATCCATCGATGATCTGGTGAACCGCCTGGCGGGTTTGTCCTTGGATGGCGTCATCCTCAATGCGGGAATCCTGCAGTCGATGGGGTTCTCCGATCTTGATCCCAATGGGATTCGCCGCCAGTTTGAGGTGAATGCCTTGGCTCCGCTGCTGCTAGCCCGGGCTTTGGTGAATCAGATGCCCCATGGCGCCAAGTTGGTGTTGATGACCAGCCGTATGGGCTCCATTGATGACAACACCTCCGGAGGGTCCTATGGCTACCGGATGTCGAAGGTGGCTCTCAACATGGCGGGAAAGTCATTGGCGATTGATCTGGAGCCGCAGGGCATCGCCGTTGCAATTTTGCATCCTGGTTTGGTGCGGACTCGCATGATTCAGTTCAATCCAAGCGGTATCGACCCGGAGCTAGCGGTGGAGGGTCTGTTGGCTCGGATCGATGCTTTGACCATGGACAACAGCGGCAGCTTCTGGCATGCCAATGGTGAGCCGTTGCCATGGTGA
- a CDS encoding glycosyl hydrolase family 57, producing MTSCPPISGREQHVAALMLKPRHVWSNSAITLDKLRSGFACALHMHQPTVPAGADNSLISHLQHMLNHPNEGDNHNAEPFAHCYRRLAELLPELINEGCDPRIMLDYSGNLLWGIEQMGRRDIGDALRYLACDPLMQSHVEWLGTFWSHAVAPSTPIPDLKLQISAWQQQFEACFGGAALERVKGFSPPEMALPNHPDTLFEFVKALKEAGYQWLLVQEHSVERMDGTPLHRSQCFVPNRLLARNSKGEEISITALVKTQGSDTKLVGQMQPYYEAMGCERQQLGDVEVPSLVSQIADGENGGVMMNEFPEAFRQANRQVRDNPNGTVAINGSEYIEALERNGVTPNHFPTIQAAQQQRLWSEAGDNASAEEIQNAISRLSVADAGFSMEGASWTNNLSWVEGYANVLGPMNQLSAAFHGSFDQSVVEDPSITSTKPYQEALLHVLLLETSCFRYWGQGTWTDFAHEIHRRGNERLERAQRSNL from the coding sequence ATGACAAGCTGTCCACCGATCAGCGGGCGTGAGCAGCACGTAGCAGCCTTAATGCTGAAACCGCGTCACGTCTGGTCGAACAGCGCTATCACGCTTGACAAGCTGCGTTCAGGGTTCGCCTGTGCTCTCCACATGCACCAACCGACGGTGCCAGCTGGAGCCGACAACAGCTTGATCTCCCATCTTCAACACATGCTCAATCACCCCAATGAGGGTGATAACCACAATGCCGAACCTTTCGCCCACTGTTACCGCCGCCTCGCCGAGCTTCTACCTGAACTGATCAACGAAGGCTGCGATCCAAGAATCATGCTCGATTACTCGGGCAATCTGCTGTGGGGAATCGAACAGATGGGGCGTCGCGATATCGGCGATGCACTGCGTTATCTCGCTTGTGATCCGCTGATGCAGTCGCATGTGGAATGGCTTGGAACCTTCTGGAGCCATGCCGTTGCCCCATCCACACCTATCCCTGACCTAAAGCTGCAAATCAGTGCCTGGCAACAGCAATTTGAAGCCTGCTTCGGTGGAGCGGCCCTGGAGCGGGTCAAGGGGTTTTCACCGCCGGAAATGGCATTGCCGAACCATCCCGACACCCTGTTCGAATTTGTCAAAGCCCTAAAAGAGGCGGGATATCAGTGGCTTCTTGTTCAGGAGCACAGCGTTGAACGTATGGACGGCACCCCTCTGCATCGCAGCCAGTGCTTTGTTCCCAATCGACTTCTCGCCAGGAACAGCAAAGGAGAGGAGATCAGCATCACGGCGCTGGTCAAGACCCAAGGGTCCGACACCAAGCTCGTGGGGCAGATGCAGCCCTATTACGAAGCAATGGGCTGCGAACGCCAACAACTCGGCGACGTCGAGGTGCCATCGCTTGTGAGCCAGATTGCCGATGGGGAAAACGGGGGCGTCATGATGAATGAGTTTCCTGAAGCGTTCCGGCAGGCCAATCGCCAAGTGCGTGACAACCCCAACGGCACCGTGGCGATCAACGGCAGTGAATACATCGAAGCCCTTGAGCGGAATGGTGTGACCCCCAACCACTTTCCAACCATCCAAGCGGCCCAACAACAGCGTCTCTGGTCTGAAGCTGGGGACAACGCCTCTGCTGAGGAGATTCAAAACGCGATAAGCCGGCTGAGTGTCGCCGATGCCGGCTTCAGTATGGAAGGCGCGTCTTGGACCAACAACCTGAGCTGGGTCGAGGGGTACGCCAATGTGCTGGGCCCCATGAACCAGCTGAGCGCGGCGTTTCATGGGTCGTTTGACCAGAGCGTTGTTGAAGATCCCTCCATTACGAGCACCAAGCCGTATCAAGAGGCCCTTCTCCATGTGCTGCTGCTGGAAACCAGTTGTTTCCGGTATTGGGGGCAGGGCACCTGGACCGACTTCGCCCACGAGATCCATCGCCGCGGCAACGAACGCCTAGAACGCGCACAACGCTCCAACCTGTGA
- a CDS encoding ABC transporter substrate-binding protein: MTKQLRNLLFAGLAIMLAVACSKPSTPTVGGTPIVLGYSNWAGWWPWAIAVEEKLFEKNGVNVEMKWFDGYVQSMETFAAGKIDGNSQTLNDTISFLPGENGGEVVVLVNDNSAGNDQIIADASITSISDLKGKTVAVEEGVVDDYLLSLALKDAGLSRDDVVIKGMPTDQAATAFAAGQVDAVGAFPPYTGTAMQREGAQVIASSKEYPGAIPDLLTVSGDLIKDRPDDVQKIVKTWWDVREFMVKNPEKSEAIMAKRAGIPTEEYEQYKDGTRFFSIEENLEAFSNGEGMKFMPFAAESMADFMVSVGFIPEKPDMSKLFDDSFIKKVAAS; the protein is encoded by the coding sequence ATGACCAAACAACTACGCAACCTTCTCTTCGCCGGCCTTGCCATCATGCTGGCCGTTGCCTGTTCCAAGCCCTCCACCCCGACGGTGGGCGGCACTCCGATTGTTTTGGGCTACAGCAACTGGGCCGGATGGTGGCCCTGGGCCATTGCCGTGGAGGAAAAGCTGTTCGAAAAGAACGGCGTGAACGTGGAGATGAAGTGGTTCGACGGCTATGTGCAATCGATGGAAACCTTCGCCGCAGGCAAGATCGACGGCAACTCCCAAACCTTGAACGACACCATTTCCTTCCTGCCGGGTGAGAACGGCGGTGAAGTAGTGGTTCTGGTGAACGACAATTCTGCCGGCAATGACCAAATCATCGCCGACGCCTCGATCACATCCATCTCCGATCTCAAAGGCAAGACCGTTGCTGTTGAGGAAGGCGTCGTGGACGACTACCTGCTCAGCCTGGCCCTCAAGGATGCGGGCCTTAGCCGCGACGACGTAGTGATCAAAGGCATGCCCACCGATCAGGCAGCCACTGCATTCGCGGCTGGTCAGGTGGATGCCGTTGGGGCCTTCCCTCCTTACACCGGCACCGCGATGCAGCGAGAAGGTGCTCAGGTGATCGCCAGTTCCAAGGAATACCCCGGTGCCATTCCTGATCTGCTCACCGTCAGCGGTGATCTGATCAAGGACCGTCCCGACGATGTGCAGAAGATCGTGAAGACCTGGTGGGACGTTCGCGAGTTCATGGTGAAGAACCCCGAAAAATCCGAGGCGATCATGGCCAAGCGTGCCGGCATTCCCACCGAGGAATACGAGCAGTACAAGGACGGCACCCGCTTCTTCTCCATCGAGGAGAACCTCGAGGCCTTCAGCAACGGTGAGGGTATGAAGTTCATGCCATTCGCCGCTGAATCGATGGCCGACTTCATGGTTTCAGTGGGCTTCATCCCTGAGAAACCAGACATGAGCAAGCTGTTTGACGACAGCTTCATCAAGAAGGTCGCCGCCTCCTGA
- the hypB gene encoding hydrogenase nickel incorporation protein HypB: MHMPLEDTLGLNLLAANTHQAEHNNKHFQSWDLLCLNLMSSPGAGKTALLERSLPALARELSMAVLEGDMTTQLDADRLEAVGIPVVPITTGRACHLDAAMVSGGLKLLQQRLDPSALDLLLVENVGNLVCPAEFDVGEHHKVALLSVTEGDDKPLKYPLMFRNADVVLITKVDLLPHLPVDVAAIRRNIHSINPNATVIEVSALTGEGLDAWHIWVRQALASRTATAPALATA, translated from the coding sequence ATGCATATGCCTCTCGAGGACACCCTCGGCCTCAACCTGCTTGCAGCCAACACCCATCAGGCCGAACACAACAACAAGCATTTCCAGAGCTGGGATCTGCTTTGCCTCAACCTGATGAGCAGCCCGGGCGCCGGCAAAACCGCTCTGCTCGAGCGTTCCCTCCCAGCCTTGGCTCGCGAACTCAGCATGGCCGTCCTAGAGGGCGACATGACTACCCAACTGGATGCCGACCGCTTGGAAGCTGTTGGCATCCCGGTCGTCCCCATCACCACAGGCAGAGCCTGCCACCTTGATGCGGCAATGGTGAGTGGTGGCCTGAAGTTGCTGCAACAGCGGCTGGATCCTTCCGCGCTGGATTTGCTGCTCGTGGAGAACGTGGGCAACCTCGTCTGCCCAGCGGAATTCGACGTTGGGGAACACCACAAAGTCGCGTTGCTGAGCGTTACCGAGGGCGACGACAAGCCGCTCAAGTACCCGCTGATGTTCCGCAACGCGGATGTGGTGCTGATCACCAAGGTGGATCTTCTGCCCCACCTGCCTGTGGATGTTGCGGCAATCCGCCGCAACATCCACAGCATCAACCCCAACGCCACGGTGATTGAGGTCTCCGCCCTCACAGGCGAAGGCCTGGATGCCTGGCACATCTGGGTGCGGCAAGCACTCGCCAGCCGAACCGCAACAGCCCCTGCTCTGGCCACCGCCTGA